A genomic region of Miscanthus floridulus cultivar M001 chromosome 3, ASM1932011v1, whole genome shotgun sequence contains the following coding sequences:
- the LOC136545849 gene encoding uncharacterized protein, whose translation MAASLRSPPPLPAAFRRCRAVVRASSSSSSSSAVSSSSSAPKARFIARSSESIPVQQLARPLAEYMSLPARQYSVLDAERIERVDDSTFRCYVYRFRFFALEVCPVLLVRVDEEPDGCCIRLLSCKLEGSPLVEAQNDKFSASMENRVFCSSRSQDSTIQQLTSDTTIEVAINIPFPFRAIPVEAIESSGRHVLEQLLRVMLPRFLKQLVKDYQVWASGDASRKPLGTGEI comes from the exons ATGGCTGCGTCACTCCGCTCGCCGCCTCCGCTCCCCGCCGCCTTccgccgctgccgcgccgtcgtccgcgcctcctcctcctcttcgtcATCATCCGCCGTCTCGTCGTCATCGTCCGCCCCCAAGGCGCGGTTCATCGCCCGCAGCTCTGAGTCCATCCCCGTCCAGCAGCTGGCCCGCCCGCTCG CGGAGTACATGAGCTTGCCGGCCAGGCAGTACTCGGTGCTGGACGCCGAGCGCATCGAGCGCGTCGACGACTCCACCTTCCGGTGCTACGTGTACCGCTTCCGCTTCTTCGCGCTTGAGGTCTGCCCCGTCCTCCTTGTCCGCGTCGATGAGGAACCCGACGGCTGTTGCATTCGCCTCCTCTCCTGCAAG CTGGAGGGGTCACCGCTCGTGGAGGCCCAAAATGATAAATTCTCAG CTTCCATGGAGAATAGGGTTTTCTGCAGCAGCAGGTCGCAAGATTCGACCATTCAACAGCTTACATCAGATACTACAATAGAG GTTGCAATCAATATACCTTTTCCATTTCGAGCAATACCAGTTGAAGCCATTGAATCAAGTGGCAGGCACGTGCTTGAACAGTTACTCAGAGTCATGCTTCCAAGATTTCTAAAGCAG CTTGTTAAAGACTACCAAGTTTGGGCTTCTGGTGATGCTTCAAGGAAACCACTTGGCACTGGGGAAATCTGA
- the LOC136545851 gene encoding probable UDP-3-O-acylglucosamine N-acyltransferase 2, mitochondrial — protein MAAILPRTVRKAAEAALSLHYVPPRPACHFARYLGGVSSACSNPGTASVEFLPWHNGGGILHRAASIDPTAVVEPGAVVHSGAVLGREVVVGSGAVVGPSVSIGQSTRIGYNAVLSNCSVGEFCIIHNGASIGQDGFGFFVDEAGQVKKKPQMLYVRIGDHVEIGANTCIDRGSWRETMIGDHTKIDNLVQIGHNVVNGKCCMICGQVGIAGSATLGDYVTLGGRVAIRDHVSIVSKVRLAANSSVTKDIQEPGHYGGFPAVPINEWRRQIANLRLCSKKDGVKR, from the exons ATGGCAGCCATCCTGCCTAGGACCGTCCGcaaggcggcggaggcggcgctgTCACTACACTACGTGCCGCCGCGCCCCGCCTGCCACTTTGCGCGGTACCTGGGCGGCGTCTCCTCTGCTTGCAGCA ATCCTGGCACTGCTTCAGTGGAGTTCTTGCCGTGGCACAATGGCGGGGGCATCCTGCACCGGGCGGCGTCCATTGACCCCACCGCTGTGGTGGAGCCCGGAGCGGTCGTGCACTCCGGTGCTGTCCTTGGTAGAGAGGTCGTTGTTGGTTCTGGAGCCGTGGTTGGGCCTTCAGTTTCCATTGGGCAGTCAACTAGGATCGG GTACAATGCTGTCTTAAGCAATTGCTCAGTGGGTGAGTTCTGTATTATCCACAATGGAGCCTCCATTGGTCAAGACG GTTTTGGGTTCTTTGTAGATGAGGCTGGACAGGTTAAGAAGAAACCACAG ATGCTGTACGTAAGAATTGGAGACCATGTAGAAATAGGCGCAAACACATGCATTGACAGAGGCAG CTGGAGAGAGACAATGATTGGAGATCATACCAAGATTGATAATCTGGTCCAG ATAGGCCACAATGTGGTAAACGGAAAGTGCTGCATGATATGTGGGCAAGTAGGGATTGCTGGTTCTGCAAC ACTGGGGGACTATGTTACATTGGGTGGTAGAGTGGCAATTCGAGACCATGTCTCCATTGTATCAAAG GTTCGACTCGCAGCTAATAGCTCGGTGACAAAGGATATTCAGGAGCCTGGTCATTATGGTGGATTCCCTGCT gtaccgaTAAATGAATGGCGCCGGCAAATTGCAAATTTGCGGCTGTGCTCAAAGAAAGATGGCGTGAAGAGATAG